The genomic segment CGCCACCCTCGTCGCGCCTTTCCTCGACACCGGCGTCGTCGTCGTCCCGCCGGTCGTCTACCGCGGAGACCGGCGCGTCGACATCTCCGTCGTCGGCGCGACGGGAGCCCTCGACGACGCCCTCGACGGTCTGCCGTCGGGCGTCGAGATGGACATCGTCAGGATTCGCGACTACACCGGCCGCGTCGCCGAACCCGCGGCGGAACTCTCCGCACGACAGCGAGACGCACTCGCGGCGGCGGTCGAACTCGGCTACTACGGCGACCCGCGCGGCGCGTCCGTCGCCGACGTCGCCGAGCGACTCGACTGTTCGACCGGAACGGCGGCCGAGCACCTCCGAAAGGCCGAAGCGGCGGTGCTGGGCCGCGTCGTGGACGACGACCCGGTGCGGTGGTGACTGGGCCCTCGAGGCGGTGACGGTACCCGTTTGCTGCCTTCTGAGTATCAGTTCTGAAAATCGCCGCGGTACAGTTATCTATCATGTTGCGAAAAGGGGGACGATGCTCAGTTCGTTGCTCACCCGATTCGTGAATGCGCTTCCGGTGGGCGGCGACCGCCCACGGACCGACGGGGGTCTCGCGGCCGGAGACCACCAGACGGTATCCGGCGTCGCGCGCTCGCTCGACAGCACACAGCTTCTGGAGAGCGTCGGCGCCCCCACGTTCGTCCTCGACGCTCAGGGCGTCGTCGTCGCGTGGAACCGCCAGCTAGAGAACCTCACCGCGGTCCCCGCGTCCGAGGCGCTCGGCTCCGAGCACGCCAGCGAGGCGTTCTATCCCGACGGCCGTCGGGCGAAGACGCTCGCCGACAAGGTGCTCGAAGCGCCTCGGAACGCCGAGACGGAGTTCGGCGTCGCCGCGACGGGCGACGGCGGGTTCGAGGACAGCAGCACGATGGTGACCGGCGACGGCGTCGAACGGCACATCCGCTTCGTCGCCCAACCGGTGTTCGAGGACGGTGACCTCGTCGCCGTCGTCGAGACCATCTACGACCGCACGGACGTGGTCACGCGCCAGCGAGCCTCGACTCGACTCGTCGACGAACTGCTCGCGACCGTCAGCGCACTCGCCGACGGCGACCTGTCCGCACGCATCGACTTCGAAGACGACACCGACCACCTGGACGAGCGGACGCTGTCCGTCGTCCCCGAGTTCAACGCGATGGCCGAGCGCTTCGAGCGACTCGCCGAGGAGGTCGACGAGAAGGCGGTCCACCTGGGCGAGGCCATCGAACGCGCCGCCGACGCCGCGACGCGCATCGAGTCGCAGGTGACCGAACAGAGCGAACTGCTCGACGAGGGCGCAGACGAGATGCAGGACCTCTCGGCGAGCATGGAGGAGATAGCCGCCACCTCCGACGACGTCGCGAGCTCCGCGGCGCAAGCGCAGACGGCGGCCGAGAGCGCACGGGGGGCGGGCGAGTCCGTCCGGTCGGCGACCGACAACGTCATCGACATCTCCGACGACCTGCTCGCCACCGTCACCGAACTCCAAGAGCGAATGGGCGCTATCGAGGAAGTCGTCGAGGTCATCGCAGAGGTCGCAGACCGGACGAACCTGCTGGCGCTGAACGCCAACATCGAAGCCGCGCGCGCCGGCGAGGCGGGCGAGGGGTTCTCCGTCGTCGCCGACGAGGTGAAACAACTCGCCAACCAGACGCACGAGCACACGGAGGAGATCGCACAGAGCATCGAACAGATTCAGGAACAGGCCGACGAGACGGTGACGGCCTCCGAGGAGTCCCACGAGCAGATTCAGGTCGCCTCCGGCGAGATAGAAGACGTCCTCGAGTCGCTCGAGGAGATCGCTCAGGCGACGGACGCCGCCGCGGACGGTATCGGCGAAGTCGCGCGGGCGACCGACAGTCAGGCGAAGAACATCGAGGAGGTCACCACGACCATCCAGACCGCGCAGACGCACGCGTTCGACGCGCGCGACGCCTCCACCGAGATAACCGACGCGACGGCCGACCAGACGATGGCGCTGGACGAACTCACCGACCGCGTCGCGCGTCTCTGCGGCGGCGACGTCTCGGCGACGTTCGAGGCCAGCGAGTTCGACGTGGTCGCCTCGGACTTCGACGAGGGCGAGATGGACGACGACGCGTCGCCACCGACCGACGCCGAACCCGCGGAGGCCGCGCCGACCGACGGCGGGACCGACGCGGGTCGGTGAGGCGTCGCGACGAGACCCCCCCGCCGTCCGGCCCCGTTCGTTCCCGACTGTTCTCTTCGCCGTCCGCCGCCCCGACTCACTCCGACGATACCGCGCAGACGTCGGTGTACTCCACCTCCGCGACGGAGTCGATGGGGTCGTCGCCGCAGACGGGGCAGTCGGGGTTCTGCTGGTACGGCACCGTCTCGAACGTCATGTCCATCGCGTCGTAGAACAGGAGGCGACCGACGAGAGGGTCGCCGGCCTCCAGCACGAGTTTCACGGCCTCCGTCGCCTGGATACAGCCGACGGTCCCCGGGAGGACGCCGAGGACGCCCGTCGTCGCGCAGTCGGGAACCGTCCCGGGTTCGGGTGCCTCCGGGAACAGACAGCGGTAACACGGCCCGTCCGGCGCCAGCGTCGTCACCTGCCCCTCGAACTTGTATATCGCGCCGTGCGCCACCGGGATGTCGTGGAGTCGGCAGAAGTCGTTGACGAGGTAGCGCGTCGGGAAGTTGTCCGAGGCGTCCACCACCACGTCGTAGTCGGCGAGGAGTTCGACGTTCGCCTTCTCCAGTCGTGTCTCGTACGTCTCGACGGTCACGTCGGGGTTGAGGCCGCGGACGAACGCGGCCGCGCTCTCGGCCTTCGGCGTCCCCACGTCGTCGTCGCGGTGGACGACCTGTCGCTGGAGGTTGCTCCGTTCGACCACGTCGTCGTCGACGACGCCGAGGCGGCCGACGCCCGCGGCGGCGAGGTACTGAATCACCGGCGACCCCAGACCGCCCGCGCCGACGACCAGCACGGACGCGTCGAGGAGCCGTTTCTGCCCCTGCGGTCCCACCTCGTCCATGATGATGTGTCTGGAGTAGCGGTCGAGTTGCGTCGCGTCGAGTGAGAGAGACATACCCGACGTTGGTCGGTGAGCCGAATAAATCCGCGCCCGGCGGCGGCGAGGGTCGCCGTTCGCCGACCGACGACGCAAGCGCCCGCGCCCCCGTCTGTCACGACGAATCGTGAGAGAGCCTCCCGAATCGAAGACGGTTTGAGACGCCGTCCGTCAGCCACGGGTATGGTCACGGAGACGAACCCGGAGACGCTGGTGGCGAAACTGGAAGACGACGACACCGAGACGACGGTCGTGGACATCCGCGACCCGTCCTCGTACGCCGCCGGCCACATCGAGGGCGCGGTGAACCTCCCCGCGTCGCGTCTCTCGCTCGCGACGGTCGACTCCGACTGGAGCGACGACGTGGTCGTCGCCTGCTACGTCGGCCAGAGTTCCCGCCGCGTCGCCTCGTTGCTCGACTCGCACCTCGACGCCTCCGTCTCCAGTCTCCGCGGCGGGTTCGACGCGTGGGACGGCCCCACGGACTCCGGCCACGACGCCTGACCGCCCCGCTCCCGTCGCCCCCGGCGTCGAACGCCGGGCTTATTTCTGTGCCGTGTGACCACGGGACAGATGGCGGGGACTCACGCACTCGGCCGCGAGCCGAACGCTCGACGCCGGTACGGCCGCCGCGTCGGTGCGCTCTTCGCGCTCGGACTCCTCGGTATCGCGTCCCTCGGCGCGACGCTCGCCGCCACCGGGTTGCTCCCGTCGCCCCCGGGGAGTTCACCGCTCGTCGTCCTCGCCCTCTCGCTTCTCACCCCGACGGCGTTGCTCGTCGTCGCCGTCCTCGTCGGGACGTTCGCCACCGCGCGCGTCGGCCTGCGCTCACTCGTCGCCGAACGCGCGGACGGCGGCGACCCCGTCCTCCCGCAACTGCGCCGAACCGGTCCGCGAGCGCTCCTCGCCGGTATCGTCGTCGGCTTCCTGCTGGCGGCGCTCGACGTGACGTTCTCTCCGCTCGGGGCCGTCCCGGCGTCGGCGACGGCGACGCCGACGCTCGTCCACATCGTCGCCTCCGCGCCCGTCAGGTTCCTCTACGGCGGACTGACCGAGGAACTCCTGCTGCGCTGGGGCCTGATGTCGGCGCTCGCGTGGGTCGGCTGGCGCGCCGCGGGCGGGGTCAGTCGCCCCGGACCCGACGTGATGTGGCCGGCCATCGTCCTCACCGCACTCGTCTTCGGCATCGGACACCTCCCCGCGCTCGCGGGACTCGGACCGCTCACGTTCCCGACGGTGATTCGGACCGTCCTCCTGAACGCCATCGGCGGCGTCGTCTACGGCTGGTTCTTCTGGCGGTGGCACCTCGAAGCCGCGATGCTCGCGCACGCGGGGACGCACGTGGCGTTCATCGGTCTCTCGGTCCTCGGATTCGCGTTGACGTGAGTCGGGTGTCGTCGCGACACCTCGCGCGCGTCGGCGTCGTCACTCGCCGGGCGGCGTCGAAAGAAAGTCGGAGTCGAGCGTCGGATTACTTGCCGCGGCGGCGACCGCTTCGGATGCTCGGGCGGGTGTGTTCCGCGCCCTTGCCGCGGTTGTTCAGACCGCGGTTCGAGGACCCGGCGTTCGTCAGGCCGCGGAACGTGCGGCCCTTGTGGTCGTCGCTGCAGATCCAGTTGAGGTCGTCGTCGCTCTGGATGGCCGGGTGCTCGGGGTCGACCATGATGATCTCGTGCCACTTCTGGGAGCCGTCTTCGCCGACCCAGTAGGAGTTGAGCACGCGCAGGTTCGGGTACTTGCGCGCGGCGCGTTCCTCCGCGATGCGCTGGATGCTCTTGCGGCGACCGATGCGGTTGACGCCCTGCCGCTTCGTCCGACGGCCGGCCTTGAACCGTTGCTTGCGCGCCCCGCCCTTGCGGACGGAGACGCGGGCCACGACGATGCCCTGTTTGGCCTTGTAGCCGAGTTCGCGCGCCTTGTCGAGGCGCGTCGGTCGGTCGACGCGGACGATGGCGCCCTGGTCGCGCCACTCCTGCTTTCGCTGCCACTGCAGTTCGCCGAGTTTCCCGTCGCCGGGGTTCTTCCACGCGTCTTTGATGTGGGAGTAGAAGCTTCGTGCCATAGTTTCACCACGGGCGCTTGCGATTCGGAGGACCTTCGAGGTCCGTCCACATTTCGTCCCGAGTCCTCGGGTGCCCGCTGGCGTCCCGTTCGGCCAGCGAGTTACAGGGTCTACCCCGGAGACGCCTTTAACGACTTCGAATCCGACGGGCCGTGCCCCCGCGTCTCAGGGCCGGGGGCGCTTCAGGTGTCGGTGTCGGTGTCTGTGTGGGTGCCAGCGTCGCTATCGGTGTCAGCGTCGGTGTCGAACGGGGACGGCCCCAGCATCTCCACGTCGGCGTCGGCCAGAAACGAGTCGAGACGGGCCAACTCGGCGTCGTCCGGGCCGTCGGTGGGAACCGTCGCCTCCTCGACGGGCGTCCCCACCTCGGAGAACAGCGTCTCCACGCCCGGCGAGACGAACAGCAGGCATCTGGTACCGTCGGCGGCGATTCGGAACGCGTGCGGGACGTTCCGCGGGGCGAAGGCGGTGTCGCCCGGCCCCGCGGACCGGACCCGGCCGTCCACGAACAGTCGTATCTCGCCGTCGAGGACGTACCAGAGTTCGTCGGCCGACCGGTGGACGTGCAACGGCGTCACGACGCTGTCCTCGTCGCCCCGCCGTTCGACGAGGCTGAACGCGCCGTCCGTCTCCTCGCTCGTCGCTTTCAGTAACGCCAACGCCCCCAGCGCGTGGTACGCCTCGCCCTCGTCGACCGTCTTCACGAAGGCTTCGGCCGTCTCCGTCTCTTCGCTCACCTGTCTCACCTCGTTCGTTACGGGGTCGGCAGAGGGGGGAGTATCTATCGGTCGCGACTGTGGTGCTGACGCACGCGCGTGCGCGAAGTAGAAGAATACCGCGTCGAAGAAGGAGAATGTCGCGTCGAAGAAGGGGGCCCGTCAGCCCTCCATCCCGCTGAACGACAGGCCGCCCTCGATGTACCGTTGGGCGAAGAAGTACACCAGCATGAGCGGTGAGGCGAACACGAGCGCGAACGCCGAGAACCGCGCCCACGGGATGGAGTACTCGTCGACCAGCGAGTAGAGGCCGACCGGGAGCGTGTAGTTCTCCGTGCCGAGCAGCGTCTGGGCGACGACGAACTCCGTCCACCCCGTGAGGAAGGTGAAGATGAACACCGTCGCCAGCCCGGCGGCCGACAGGGGGAGGATGACCTCCGTGACGACGCGCCACGGGGGCGCGCCGTCCACGACGGCGGCCTCCTCGTACGACGTGGGGATGCCGTCCATGTACGTCTTCAAGAGCCACGTGTTGAACGGCACCGCCGTCGCCGCGTAGTAGACGGCCAGCGCCAGTTTGCTGTCGTTCAGCCCCACCTGCACGTACACCGTGTAGAGGCCGATGAGCAGGGCGATGCCGAGGCCGCCGCCCACCTGCGTCAGGAGGACGTAGACGAACAGAATCTTCCGGCGGAAGATGAACTCCCGGCGCGAGAGCGCGTACGACGCCGGGACGATGAGACACATCGCGATGATGACCGTCGGAATCGACACCGTGAGGCTGTTCCAGAAGAACCCCTTGAAGTTCGAGGGGTTCTCGACGCCGTAGGCGGACGCGTCGAGGAACACCAGTTCGGGCGTGTCGAGGACCACCGCGAGGTCCGTGAACGGGAGGTTCAGGCTGATGGCGTACGACGGGACGATGAGGTCGCCGACGACCCAGAGGAACGGCTTCAGCGAGGGGTCCTGCGGGAGCAGGGACAGCCCGTTCGTCGTGTAGATGGAACCCCCGGACCCCGACAGCGCGGACATGAGTATCCAGTAGACGGGGAACAGGAGTAGTCCGACGACGACTGTGGCCCCGAGCGTCGCGCCGAGCGTCTTCAGCGGGCCGGCCGGCGAAATCTCGCCGCGAGCGACTCCGCGGGCGGTGTACGCCGCGTCGCGCCCGACTTCCACCGGCGTGTACGCGGCCGCCTTCACGTCGTCGGCGATGCTGTCGACGACGCCGCCGAGGAGGCTCACGCGTCCCCCACCCCGTCGGCGAGTCGCCCTTTCTTCACGTTCAGCCACATGAACGCGCCGATGAACGCGACGGCGAGCAGGCTGATGGCTGCGCCCTCGCCGTACTGTGAGAACGTGAACGCCTCGCGGTAGCCGTAGACGACGATGAGTTCGTTCGCTCGCGCCGGGCCGCCCTGATTGAACACGTACGGGATGAGGAACGCCTGGAACGACGCCGCGGCGGTCAGGATGGACGCGAACATCACCGGCCGCTTGATGGAGGGCAGGGTGACGTGCAGGAAGCGCGAGACGTAGCCCGCGCCGTCCACCATCGCCGCCTCGTGGAGTTCCTCGGGAACGTCCTGCAGTGCGCTCACGGTGATGAGTACCATGAACGGGTAGGCCAGCCACACCTCGGTGACGTTGTAGGCGAGAAAGGCCGTCCACCGCTGTGAGAGCCACGCGACGGACTCGAAGCCCACCGACTTGAGGAGCTGATTCGCCAGTCCGAACTCGGCCGTACTGAAGATGCCCCGCCAGACGGTGACGACGAAGATGGCCGGCAGGCCCATCGGGATGATGATGAGAGAGCGCATGAACCGCTTGCCGCGGACGCGGTCACCCGTCACCACGAGGGCGATGCCGACGCTGAACGCTATCTTCGCGGTGACGCTCGTCGCGACGAACAGCCACGTCACGCCGAACGAGTTCCAAAAGGCCGGGTCGGTCAGCGCCGAGACGTAGTTCTGGAGGCCGACGAACTCGGCCTGTCCGAACGTCAGGACGTCCAGCGCCGTCTCGCCGGCGAACAGGTTCGCCGGCCGCGCGTTCGTGAAGGAGATGCCGACGAGGTACAGCACCGGAAACAGCATGAACGCGGAGAAGACGAACAGCCCCGGCAGGACGAGGAGGAGCGAGGTGTCCTCTCTGTCGAGGAACGGGACGTCCGCGACTCGGGTGGCGACGCGGGAGGCGGTGCTCATGGCGCGGTCACTCCCAGTTGCTACGGACCGTCTTCGCCGCCTCGTCCATCGCGGCGCCGACGTCGGCGTCGCCGTTGAACGCCTTCGTCAGCGCGTCCTTGACGGGCGTCCAGACGGCGTTCATCTTCGGGTGCGTCGGCATCGGGACGCCCTGTCTCACGGCCTTCGAGAAGCCCTGCACCGCCGCGGGCAGTTCGTCGCTCGTGGCGATGCTCTCCAAGACGGGAATCGAGCCCTGCTCTTTCGCGTTGCGCAGGAGGACGTCCTCGTTCGTCGTGTACCACTCGACGAAGTCGAGGGCGGCCTGCGTCG from the Halogeometricum rufum genome contains:
- a CDS encoding helix-turn-helix domain-containing protein; this translates as MKSLRIRLGLPDRFVHPMHAFVAETPGFRRTSLLHWNPAVGERNTVLFHVDGDDPRRYTAALDASASILDYEVADAEDRPGFYLAVQEEQRNADATLVAPFLDTGVVVVPPVVYRGDRRVDISVVGATGALDDALDGLPSGVEMDIVRIRDYTGRVAEPAAELSARQRDALAAAVELGYYGDPRGASVADVAERLDCSTGTAAEHLRKAEAAVLGRVVDDDPVRW
- a CDS encoding methyl-accepting chemotaxis protein translates to MLSSLLTRFVNALPVGGDRPRTDGGLAAGDHQTVSGVARSLDSTQLLESVGAPTFVLDAQGVVVAWNRQLENLTAVPASEALGSEHASEAFYPDGRRAKTLADKVLEAPRNAETEFGVAATGDGGFEDSSTMVTGDGVERHIRFVAQPVFEDGDLVAVVETIYDRTDVVTRQRASTRLVDELLATVSALADGDLSARIDFEDDTDHLDERTLSVVPEFNAMAERFERLAEEVDEKAVHLGEAIERAADAATRIESQVTEQSELLDEGADEMQDLSASMEEIAATSDDVASSAAQAQTAAESARGAGESVRSATDNVIDISDDLLATVTELQERMGAIEEVVEVIAEVADRTNLLALNANIEAARAGEAGEGFSVVADEVKQLANQTHEHTEEIAQSIEQIQEQADETVTASEESHEQIQVASGEIEDVLESLEEIAQATDAAADGIGEVARATDSQAKNIEEVTTTIQTAQTHAFDARDASTEITDATADQTMALDELTDRVARLCGGDVSATFEASEFDVVASDFDEGEMDDDASPPTDAEPAEAAPTDGGTDAGR
- the ubaA gene encoding SAMP-activating enzyme E1; the protein is MSLSLDATQLDRYSRHIIMDEVGPQGQKRLLDASVLVVGAGGLGSPVIQYLAAAGVGRLGVVDDDVVERSNLQRQVVHRDDDVGTPKAESAAAFVRGLNPDVTVETYETRLEKANVELLADYDVVVDASDNFPTRYLVNDFCRLHDIPVAHGAIYKFEGQVTTLAPDGPCYRCLFPEAPEPGTVPDCATTGVLGVLPGTVGCIQATEAVKLVLEAGDPLVGRLLFYDAMDMTFETVPYQQNPDCPVCGDDPIDSVAEVEYTDVCAVSSE
- a CDS encoding rhodanese-like domain-containing protein, translated to MVTETNPETLVAKLEDDDTETTVVDIRDPSSYAAGHIEGAVNLPASRLSLATVDSDWSDDVVVACYVGQSSRRVASLLDSHLDASVSSLRGGFDAWDGPTDSGHDA
- a CDS encoding CPBP family intramembrane glutamic endopeptidase; this encodes MAGTHALGREPNARRRYGRRVGALFALGLLGIASLGATLAATGLLPSPPGSSPLVVLALSLLTPTALLVVAVLVGTFATARVGLRSLVAERADGGDPVLPQLRRTGPRALLAGIVVGFLLAALDVTFSPLGAVPASATATPTLVHIVASAPVRFLYGGLTEELLLRWGLMSALAWVGWRAAGGVSRPGPDVMWPAIVLTALVFGIGHLPALAGLGPLTFPTVIRTVLLNAIGGVVYGWFFWRWHLEAAMLAHAGTHVAFIGLSVLGFALT
- a CDS encoding 50S ribosomal protein L15e, giving the protein MARSFYSHIKDAWKNPGDGKLGELQWQRKQEWRDQGAIVRVDRPTRLDKARELGYKAKQGIVVARVSVRKGGARKQRFKAGRRTKRQGVNRIGRRKSIQRIAEERAARKYPNLRVLNSYWVGEDGSQKWHEIIMVDPEHPAIQSDDDLNWICSDDHKGRTFRGLTNAGSSNRGLNNRGKGAEHTRPSIRSGRRRGK
- a CDS encoding cupin domain-containing protein, which produces MSEETETAEAFVKTVDEGEAYHALGALALLKATSEETDGAFSLVERRGDEDSVVTPLHVHRSADELWYVLDGEIRLFVDGRVRSAGPGDTAFAPRNVPHAFRIAADGTRCLLFVSPGVETLFSEVGTPVEEATVPTDGPDDAELARLDSFLADADVEMLGPSPFDTDADTDSDAGTHTDTDTDT
- a CDS encoding sugar ABC transporter permease codes for the protein MSLLGGVVDSIADDVKAAAYTPVEVGRDAAYTARGVARGEISPAGPLKTLGATLGATVVVGLLLFPVYWILMSALSGSGGSIYTTNGLSLLPQDPSLKPFLWVVGDLIVPSYAISLNLPFTDLAVVLDTPELVFLDASAYGVENPSNFKGFFWNSLTVSIPTVIIAMCLIVPASYALSRREFIFRRKILFVYVLLTQVGGGLGIALLIGLYTVYVQVGLNDSKLALAVYYAATAVPFNTWLLKTYMDGIPTSYEEAAVVDGAPPWRVVTEVILPLSAAGLATVFIFTFLTGWTEFVVAQTLLGTENYTLPVGLYSLVDEYSIPWARFSAFALVFASPLMLVYFFAQRYIEGGLSFSGMEG
- a CDS encoding carbohydrate ABC transporter permease, with the translated sequence MSTASRVATRVADVPFLDREDTSLLLVLPGLFVFSAFMLFPVLYLVGISFTNARPANLFAGETALDVLTFGQAEFVGLQNYVSALTDPAFWNSFGVTWLFVATSVTAKIAFSVGIALVVTGDRVRGKRFMRSLIIIPMGLPAIFVVTVWRGIFSTAEFGLANQLLKSVGFESVAWLSQRWTAFLAYNVTEVWLAYPFMVLITVSALQDVPEELHEAAMVDGAGYVSRFLHVTLPSIKRPVMFASILTAAASFQAFLIPYVFNQGGPARANELIVVYGYREAFTFSQYGEGAAISLLAVAFIGAFMWLNVKKGRLADGVGDA